One genomic window of Halolamina sediminis includes the following:
- a CDS encoding alpha/beta fold hydrolase, which produces MPHANNDGVSLYYESDGNGEAVLCCGDVGLGAWQWGWQHAALAGPYELIVADTRGCGRSDDPPADCTVETLADDAVAVLRDHGVRSAHVVGAGLGGMVALELARTTGRVQSLTLFGTALSGDSYDPEPMFAPPSDEAALRTSVESALSREFVDEQADAISQLVEWRAAEDADRESWERQAAALEPFAVEKPYEITEPTLVVHGGDDRLCPPARGRELAEELPNAELFGVEGAGHLVGVEASKVVNDRLRTFLESA; this is translated from the coding sequence GTGCCTCACGCGAACAACGACGGCGTCTCGCTGTACTACGAGAGCGACGGCAACGGCGAGGCGGTGCTGTGTTGTGGCGACGTCGGCCTCGGCGCGTGGCAGTGGGGCTGGCAGCACGCCGCCCTCGCCGGGCCGTACGAACTGATCGTGGCCGACACGCGCGGCTGCGGGCGTTCCGACGATCCGCCAGCGGACTGCACCGTCGAGACGCTGGCCGACGACGCCGTGGCGGTGCTGCGGGACCACGGCGTGCGGTCGGCCCACGTCGTCGGCGCCGGTCTCGGCGGGATGGTCGCACTCGAACTCGCCCGCACGACCGGCCGCGTCCAATCGCTCACGCTGTTCGGCACCGCGCTCTCGGGCGACAGCTACGATCCCGAGCCCATGTTCGCGCCGCCGAGCGACGAGGCGGCGCTCCGGACGTCGGTGGAGTCGGCGCTCTCTCGGGAGTTCGTCGACGAGCAGGCTGACGCGATCAGCCAGCTCGTGGAGTGGCGCGCCGCCGAGGACGCCGACCGCGAGTCTTGGGAGCGACAGGCCGCCGCCCTCGAACCCTTCGCCGTCGAGAAGCCCTACGAGATCACCGAGCCGACACTCGTGGTCCACGGCGGCGACGACCGGCTCTGCCCGCCGGCTCGGGGGCGCGAGCTCGCCGAGGAGCTGCCGAACGCGGAGCTGTTCGGGGTAGAAGGCGCCGGCCACCTCGTCGGCGTCGAGGCGTCGAAGGTCGTCAACGACCGGCTGCGGACGTTCCTGGAGTCGGCGTAG
- a CDS encoding MATE family efflux transporter translates to MTSAPHVERSSLTRGPLLRPLVRLAWPLVAIQLLQVAYNLVDTIWLGRLSADAVGALSLAFPLVFLVISIGGGFTAAGAILVAQHTGAGGDRAAGRIAGQTLGFVGIVSVVVGAIGFLATGPLLALLPADPVTAERIVPHAAEYMRVFFLGSPALFGFFVFSALMRGTGDTRTPLVVMILSVAVNVALDPFLIFGWWVFPALGVEGAAIATVTSRGIATVAGLYVLFGTGLGPTIEPRDLIPKPGPVRQIVELGVPTALEQSGTALAMVAATAMVATFPPAVVAAYGLGNRLISVVTLPAMGLSQAMDTAVGQNLGAAEPERATRAVKLGTGLVVAVLSVVAILVAAVPEPIVALFLPATTAGAVATIDYAATYLRIASVAFVFFGVFQVAMGTFRGAGNTTTALALSLLALWVVRLPATYLLAFPLGWGPTGVWTAVALGDIVGAIAALAWLSRGTWKSAVVDSTPVSPGRNVPRQSDD, encoded by the coding sequence ATGACCTCCGCCCCCCACGTCGAACGCTCCTCGCTCACGCGGGGCCCGCTGCTCCGGCCGCTGGTCCGGCTGGCGTGGCCGCTGGTGGCGATCCAGCTCCTCCAGGTTGCCTACAACCTCGTCGACACGATCTGGCTGGGGCGGCTCTCCGCCGACGCCGTCGGCGCGCTCAGCCTCGCCTTTCCGCTCGTCTTCCTCGTGATCTCGATCGGCGGCGGGTTCACCGCCGCGGGCGCGATCCTCGTCGCCCAGCACACCGGCGCGGGCGGCGACCGCGCGGCCGGCCGGATCGCGGGCCAGACCCTCGGCTTCGTCGGCATCGTCTCGGTCGTCGTCGGGGCGATCGGCTTCCTCGCGACGGGGCCGCTGCTCGCGCTGCTACCGGCCGACCCCGTGACTGCCGAGCGGATCGTCCCCCACGCCGCCGAGTACATGCGGGTGTTCTTTCTCGGCTCGCCCGCCCTGTTCGGCTTCTTCGTGTTCTCGGCGCTGATGCGCGGCACTGGCGACACGCGCACGCCGCTGGTGGTGATGATCCTCTCCGTCGCCGTTAACGTCGCGCTCGACCCGTTCCTGATCTTCGGTTGGTGGGTGTTCCCGGCGCTGGGCGTCGAGGGCGCCGCGATCGCGACCGTCACCTCCCGCGGGATCGCGACGGTCGCCGGGCTGTACGTGCTGTTCGGCACCGGCCTCGGCCCCACGATCGAGCCGCGGGACCTGATCCCGAAGCCGGGGCCGGTCCGCCAGATCGTCGAGCTTGGCGTCCCGACCGCGCTGGAGCAGTCCGGCACCGCGCTCGCGATGGTCGCCGCCACCGCGATGGTCGCGACGTTCCCACCGGCGGTCGTCGCGGCATACGGCCTCGGGAACCGCCTCATCTCGGTCGTCACACTGCCCGCCATGGGGCTCTCACAAGCGATGGACACCGCGGTCGGCCAGAACCTCGGCGCCGCCGAGCCCGAGCGCGCGACCCGGGCCGTCAAGCTCGGGACGGGGCTGGTCGTCGCCGTGCTCTCAGTGGTCGCGATACTCGTCGCCGCCGTCCCGGAGCCGATCGTCGCCCTGTTCCTCCCCGCGACGACGGCGGGCGCCGTCGCGACGATCGACTACGCCGCGACGTACCTCCGGATCGCCAGCGTCGCGTTCGTGTTCTTCGGCGTGTTTCAGGTCGCGATGGGGACGTTCCGCGGCGCGGGCAACACCACGACCGCGCTGGCGCTCTCGCTGCTGGCGCTGTGGGTCGTCCGCCTCCCGGCGACGTACCTGCTCGCGTTCCCGCTGGGCTGGGGGCCGACGGGCGTCTGGACGGCCGTCGCGCTCGGGGACATCGTCGGCGCGATCGCCGCCCTCGCGTGGCTCTCCCGCGGGACGTGGAAGTCGGCGGTCGTCGACTCGACGCCGGTCTCGCCGGGACGGAACGTCCCCCGACAGAGCGACGACTAG
- the corA gene encoding magnesium/cobalt transporter CorA, whose product MTLQAVVYTGAGVEEYDDVGAAVDAPGETWIHASAGERSDLDAIRDRFDIHPLAVEDALDENTRPKTEEYGDHTFVLMKTTRLSQRDNVAFGKEIHTQSVGLFVGDGWLVTIAPPELELVAPTAPAWTRDSSRVADRGADFLAYRVLDAIVDDYFDVLDEIETDIEAVEERVLHDPEPEILEELNGVRRDLLAFRKVAWPAREAVSSLARGDVPQVAESNEKYFRDVSDHLVQVVDLIETYRDLTGGSRDIYLNAVSQSTNDVMKTLTVVAAIFIPLTFVVGVYGMNFAGTPFAMPELGWTYGYPATMLGMALVAMLLLGHFRRQGWL is encoded by the coding sequence GTGACGCTCCAAGCGGTCGTCTACACGGGCGCCGGCGTCGAGGAGTACGACGACGTGGGCGCGGCCGTCGACGCTCCGGGCGAGACGTGGATCCACGCCTCCGCGGGCGAACGGTCGGATCTGGACGCGATCAGGGACCGCTTCGACATCCACCCGCTGGCCGTCGAGGACGCCCTCGACGAGAACACCCGGCCGAAGACCGAGGAGTACGGCGACCACACGTTCGTGCTGATGAAGACGACCCGGCTGAGTCAGCGCGACAACGTGGCGTTCGGGAAGGAGATCCACACCCAGTCGGTCGGGCTGTTCGTCGGCGACGGCTGGCTGGTGACGATCGCGCCGCCCGAGCTCGAACTGGTGGCGCCGACGGCCCCCGCCTGGACCCGGGACAGCAGCCGCGTCGCCGACCGCGGCGCGGACTTCCTCGCCTACCGCGTGCTCGACGCGATCGTCGACGACTACTTCGACGTGCTCGACGAGATCGAGACCGACATCGAGGCCGTCGAGGAGCGGGTGCTCCACGACCCCGAGCCGGAGATCCTCGAGGAGCTCAACGGCGTGCGCCGGGACCTGCTGGCGTTCCGGAAGGTGGCGTGGCCCGCCCGAGAGGCCGTCTCCTCGCTCGCCCGCGGCGACGTGCCCCAGGTCGCCGAGAGCAACGAGAAGTACTTCCGGGACGTCTCCGACCACCTCGTGCAGGTGGTGGACCTGATCGAGACGTACCGGGACCTGACCGGCGGCTCGCGGGACATCTACCTCAACGCCGTCTCCCAGTCGACAAACGACGTGATGAAGACGCTGACCGTGGTCGCGGCGATCTTCATCCCGCTGACGTTCGTCGTCGGGGTCTACGGGATGAACTTCGCGGGGACGCCCTTCGCGATGCCCGAACTCGGCTGGACGTACGGCTACCCGGCGACGATGCTCGGGATGGCACTGGTGGCGATGCTGCTGCTCGGCCACTTCCGCCGGCAGGGGTGGCTCTAA
- a CDS encoding AEC family transporter, with protein sequence MALIDIFVSAILPIVLIAGVGFTLGRARDVEPGPLNTATVYVLAPALVLHSLLDTGLGGETLLRLAAAVTAFTLGMAALVELSGRLLGVDDATLSALVLVSTFPNAGNYGIPVSDFAFGSVGRGVAVLYVAAQSVLMYTVGVYVASRGGGSAGLGALRRVFRIPLIYAVAAGLLMRALGLVPAGGSTAMETLRLVGDASIPVMLLILGIQLANTDFGAAPFQIGVASVGKMVVAPAVAVGVALLVGFEEPTVARTFVLESAMPAAVTPLVLLIEFADDVEVGGVSAPEFVSTAVAATTLLSVPVLTVLISVLQSGALV encoded by the coding sequence GTGGCACTGATCGACATCTTCGTCTCGGCCATCCTGCCGATCGTCCTGATCGCGGGGGTCGGGTTCACCCTCGGCCGGGCGAGGGACGTGGAGCCCGGGCCGCTCAACACGGCGACGGTGTACGTGCTCGCGCCGGCACTGGTGCTCCACAGCCTGCTCGATACGGGGTTGGGCGGCGAGACGCTGCTCCGCCTCGCCGCGGCGGTCACCGCGTTCACGCTGGGGATGGCGGCGCTGGTGGAGCTCTCGGGCCGGCTGCTCGGCGTCGACGACGCGACGCTGTCTGCGCTGGTGCTCGTCTCGACGTTCCCCAACGCCGGCAACTACGGCATCCCCGTCAGCGACTTCGCGTTCGGCAGCGTCGGCCGGGGGGTGGCGGTGCTGTACGTCGCCGCCCAGTCGGTGTTGATGTACACCGTCGGCGTGTACGTCGCCTCCCGCGGCGGCGGGAGCGCGGGGCTGGGCGCGCTCAGGCGCGTGTTCCGCATCCCGCTGATCTACGCGGTCGCCGCGGGGCTGCTGATGCGGGCGCTGGGGCTCGTGCCCGCGGGCGGATCGACGGCGATGGAGACGCTGCGACTGGTCGGCGACGCCTCGATCCCCGTGATGCTGCTGATCCTCGGCATCCAGCTCGCGAACACCGACTTCGGCGCCGCGCCGTTCCAGATCGGCGTCGCGAGCGTGGGGAAGATGGTCGTCGCGCCCGCGGTCGCGGTCGGCGTCGCCCTGCTGGTCGGCTTCGAGGAGCCCACCGTCGCCCGGACGTTCGTGCTGGAGTCGGCGATGCCCGCGGCGGTGACGCCGCTGGTGCTGCTGATCGAGTTCGCCGACGACGTGGAGGTCGGCGGCGTCAGCGCGCCGGAGTTCGTCTCGACGGCGGTGGCGGCGACGACGCTGCTGTCGGTGCCGGTGCTGACGGTGCTGATCTCGGTGTTGCAGTCGGGCGCGCTCGTGTAG